The proteins below are encoded in one region of Rhinolophus sinicus isolate RSC01 linkage group LG07, ASM3656204v1, whole genome shotgun sequence:
- the SCRG1 gene encoding scrapie-responsive protein 1: MKFIVLAVTVGLTLLLGVQTMPANRLSCYRKILKDRNCHNLPEGVADLTKIDVNAQDHFWDGKGCEMICYCNFSELLCCPKDVFFGPKISFVIPCNNH; the protein is encoded by the exons ATGAAATTTATAGTACTTGCTGTCACCGTTGGGCTAACTTTGCTGCTAGGAGTCCAAACCATGCCTGCAAATCGACTCTCTTGCTACAGAAAGATACTAAAAGATCGCAACTGTCACAACCTTCCTGAAGGAGTAGCTGACCTGACAAAGATTGATGTGAACGCCCAGGATCATTTCTGGGATGGGAAGGGATGTGAGATGATCTGTTACTGCAACTTCAGTGAATTGCTCTGCTGCCCAAA aGATGTCTTCTTTGGACCAAAGATCTCTTTTGTGATCCCTTGCAACAATCACTGA